From the genome of Aliarcobacter lanthieri:
AAGTTGTTGCTATAACAGAGTATCCAACTGCACTTATTGGAAAGTTTGATGAAGAGTTTTTAACTCTTCCACCAGAAGTTATAGTAACTTCTATGAAAGAGAATCAAAGATATTTTGCAGTTTATAAAGATGATAAATTAACAAACAATTTTATTGTTGTTTCAAATGCTAAAACAGATGATTTTGGATATATCATACAAGGAAATGAAAAAGTTTTAAGACCAAGACTTGCTGATGCTATGTTTTTTTATAAAAATGATATAAAAAATGGTTTATCAAATGAGGGACTTAAAAAACTTGTTTTTGTAGAAGGTTTAGGTTCTATGTATGATAAATGTGAAAGAGAAGCGAAAATAGCTTCATATTTAGCAAATACTTTAAATATAAACGAAAAAGAACTACTCAATAAAGCTGTGATGCTTTCAAAAGCTGATTTAATGAGTGAAATGGTTTATGAATTTACAGAACTTCAAGGATTGATGGGATATTACTATGCAAAAATAGCGAATGAACCTGAAATATTTGCATTAGCTTTAAAAGAGCAGTATTTACCAACAGGAGAAGAGTCAGAACTTCCTTCAACAGTTTTTTCAAGTATTGTAGCTTTATCAAATAAAATAGATAATCTTATTTCTTTATTTAGTATAGGAAAAATTCCAACTGGTTCAAAAGACCCATTTGGATTAAGAAGAGCAGCACTTGGAATAGTAAGAATAGCTATAAAACACAAACTTGCTATTGATTTTACAAAAATAGTTGATGAATTGTCAGTAAATTATAAAAATTTAGATAAAAAAGTTTTAATTGAATTTTTTAATGAAAGACTATTTAAAATATTTGATAGTGTAAATCCAACTGTTTTAAAAGCCGTATTATCAAGTGGTGAAAGTGATATTTATAAAATCTCTTTAAAAGTTGAAGCTTTAAATCCAATAGTTCAAAGTGATAATTTCAAAGATTATGTAACTACATTTAAAAGAGTTGCAAATATTATAAAAGATATTGATTTAAAAGATTTAACAATAAATGAAAGTTTATTTGAAGCAGAGGAAGAAAAAGAGCTTTACAAAGCATTTAATAAAGTTTTAACTACAAATTTTGAAACTTTTGAAGAAGAACTTGAAGCACTTTTTGCTTTAAAACCACAATTAGATAACTTTTTTGAGAATGTATTTGTAAATCATGAAAATGAGAAGATAAGAACAAATAGAAAAAATCTTATTGGTCTTGTTTATCAAGGATTTAGAAAAATAGCTGATATTAAAGAGATTACTATCTAATGCAAATAAGAGTTTACTACGACGATACAGATTGTGGTGGAATAGTTTATCATTCAAACTATTTAAAGTTTTGTGAAAGAGCCAGAAGTGAATTATTCTTTCAAAAAGGTTTATCACCACACAATGATGATGAGTTTTTTGTAGTAAAATCTTGCGAAGCAAACTGGATAAAATCAGCAGTTTTCGCTGATATTTTAGAAGTTAAAACAAAGCTTTTAGAGAAAAAATCTGCTTCAATTTTAATGAAACAAGAGATTTTTAGAGAAGATGAAAAAATATTTGAAGCTACTTTTAAACTAGCTTTCTTAAAAAACTTTAAACCAGCAAAAATACCAGAACATATATTTTCTATATTGGAGTAAAATATGAAGAAACTAATACTAATTTTACTTTTTTCTTTGAATGTTTTTGCAAATGAAGTTTTTTTACTTCCTGATGAGTCAAAAATTGCACAAGAAAAAATCAAATCTTTGATAAATGAAGCAAAATCTTCTATTTTTATTGCTATGTACAATTTTTCATATAAAAAAATAGCAAAAGATTTACTAGAAGCTTCAAAAAATGGTACAGATATTTGATGGCGAAAAAGTTTCAAAAGATGATGATGTTTTAAAACTTTTTAAAAATAGCAAAATAAAAACTATTGTAAATAAAGATAAAAATAAAATGCACATAAAAGCTATGTTAATAGATGACAATTTAGCTCTTATAGGTAGTACAAATTTTACAAAAAAGTCATTTGAAGAAAACTATGATTTGATTTATATCTCAAAAGATGAAAAGTTAATATCTAAATTAAAAGAGTTTAGAGCAAAATTTGAATAAAATATAATCTTTAAAATATATTATTAAAGGATTATATGTGTTAGAGATATTTGTTATAGCATTTTGTATCTATTTTGCTGTTAATATTTACATTTCATTTATGCAAATAGGTTTTATACAAGATGCAAGAAAATTGGAAGCTATTATTTTAGAGCCTTCAAAATATCTGGAAGCTTCAAACTATGCAATAGAAAAAGAGAAGCTAAATCTTGCTTCAACTTTTTATGATTTTGTTCTATTTATTATATGGATTGGTTTTGGATTAAAAACGTTAGATTCATTTATACAAATTGATGAATATTGGCTAAAAGCTATTGTTTTTGTAGATTTATTTATAATTATAAATTGGCTTTTAGGTTTACCATTTGAACTATATTCAACTTTTAAACTAAATAAAAAATATGAATTTTCAAACATAACACCAGCACTTTTTATAAAAGATACTATTAAAACGGGTGTTTTATTTTTGCTTTTTGGTTCGCTTGTAATTGCAGCAATTGCATTTATCATTCAAAACTTCCCAGCTTGGTGGATTTTTGGATTTATTTTTATTTTTGCTGTAATTATACTTATAAATATGCTTTATCCAGTAATTCGTGATAAGATGTTCGATAAATTTGAAAATCTAAAAGATAAAGAACTTGAATCAAAAATAGAAAAACTTTTAGATGAAGTAGGGTTTAAAAGTAGTGGGGTTTACAGTGTTGATGCAAGTAAAAGAGATAATAGACTAAATGCTTATTTTGGTGGACTTGGAAGCACAAAAAGAGTTGTTTTATTTGATACTTTAGTTGAAAAATTAACTCACAATGAATTACTTGCTGTTTTAGGACATGAATTAGGACATTTTAAAAATGGAGATATTTTAAAAAATATAGGAATTATGGGATTTGTTATGTTTGTTTTCTTTGCTATATTTGGAAATTTAAATGATGAACTATTTTTAGGATTATCTTTAAACAACGAACCTTATGCGATAATAACGGTATTTTTGATATTTTCTCCAATATTGTCATTTTTCTTGATGCCTTTAATATCTCTTATTTCAAGACACAATGAGTATAAAGCAGATGAATTTGGCTCAAATTTAGCTACAAAAGAGGATTTAGTAAATGCTTTATTAAAACTTGCAAATGAAAATAAATCATTTCCATTATCTCATCCTTTATATATTTTCTTTTACTACTCTCATCCACCTTTAATTGAGAGATTTAAAGAGCTTGGATATGATGTACATACAAAAAAATTTAGTGATAAGATATGATAAATATTGACTATTTTATTTTAGTAGCCTTTGTAGGATTGGTTTTAGTAATCTTCTTGGCTACTATATTTTTTATACGACAAAAATATCAAAATATCATAAACTCTTATGAGTTAAAACTTGCAAATATTGAAGAACTTTTCAGAGTTGAAAAAGAGAGTTTAAAAGAAAAAATTGCTTTTTTAGAAAATAATAAACAACAGATGAAACTAGAGTTTGAAAACCTTGCAAATAGACTTTTTGATGATACTCAAAAAAAATCAAACCAAAATATAAATCAAGTTTTAACACCTTTTAAAGAGCAATTAACTCTATTTGGAACAAGAGTAAATGAGATCTTCAACGAAGATACAAAACAAAGAAGTTCACTTATAACAGAGATAAAAAATCTAAAAGAGTTAAACAATCAAATCTCACAAGATGCTATAAATCTTACAAAAGCTTTGAAAGGACAAAATAAACTTCAAGGTGATTGGGGAGAGATGATTTTATCTTCAATATTGGAGCAAACTGGACTTAGAAAAGGTTTAGAATACAAAGTTCAAAACTCTTTTAAAGATGATAGTGGAAAACTATTTCGTCCTGATGTGATAGTTCATCTTCCAACAAACAAAGATATTATCATTGATTCAAAACTATCTTTAAATTCATATATTGACTACACAAATAGTGAAGATGAAAATGATAAGAAAGATGCTTTAAACAGACTTGTAAGTTCTATAAATAGTCATATTAAAGATTTGAGTTCAAAAAAATATGAGAATTTGAGTGATTTAAGAAGTTTAGATTTTGTTTTGATGTTTATTCCTATTGAAGGGGCTTTTATCTTGCTAAATCAAACAAACCAAAATATTTTTGAATTAGCTTTAAAAAACAATATTATGCTAGTTTCTCCATCGACTTTATATATTACTTTAAGAACTATTGAAAATATTTGGGCAGATGAAAGACAAAATGAAAATGCAAAAGAGATATCAAAACAAGCAGGTGATTTGTATGATAAATTTGTAGCCTTTGTTGAAGATGTAGAATCTATTGGAAACTATCTAAATAAAAGCCAAGATTCATATCAAAAAGCCATGAATAAACTAAGTTCTGGTAGAGGAAATCTTATCTCAAGAGCAGAGAAATTTTTGGATTTGGGAGTAAAACCAAATAAAAAAATATCAGAAAAATATCTTTTAAATAAGTAAAATTATATATAAAGAAAGGGATTTAAATGAAAGATAAAAATATTAAATTAGAATTAAAATATAGCTCAGAAGGTTTAGTTTTTGCATTACTATTTTATATCTTTGGTGTGTCTTTTTGTCTTTTTATTATGTTTCACGCAAACTTATTTTTCTTTCTAGTTGGATTAATCGGTTTTATAGGTTGTATATATACTCTTCTTGATATTTGGTTTTTTAGAAGAGTTATCTTTACAAATTACTGTGTAATGAAAGAGTGGAATGTATTTGGAAAAAGTTATTTTCATAAGATTAAATATAAAAATCTAGAGGTGCAAGCTCTACCAAAAAGAGTTATAAGTGGACATATTGTATTTAAAACCATAGGAGCAAATTATTTTAAAAGGTTTTGTTTTCAAATTAATCTAATCCCTGTAAGTAAAAAAGATTTAAAAAAAGTAAAAGAGATTCTAATAAAAAAAAGAGTATTGAGAGGTGATGAATATGAGTGGAACTACTAGTATTTTTCTCATTTCCAATATCCTCGTTGGGAGTGCAGATGGAAACTAAAATGAAATGGTAATATTATATTTAGAAAATATATCCATTCCTAAGCTAGAGCTTGGGGAACGAATTAAACATCTAATTCTTTTATTTCAGCAATATTAATTTAAAGATAATATATAATAATTTTTTTAAATATTAAGGATATAGATGAAATGGGAAGATAATAGAAGAAGTTCAAATGTAGAAGATAGAAGAGGCGAAACTCAAAATTTTGGAAGCCGTACTAGTGGCTCTTCTATGGTAGCTTTATTACCTTTGATAAAGGCACTTTTGGGTACAAAAATAGGAAGAATTATCTTAATTGTTAGTGTTGTCGCATATTTTATTTTTGGGATAAATCCTTTAGCTTTACTTGATGGAGGAACTCAAAGTAATCAAACAAATAAAGTAGTAAATCAAGCACAAGATGATAAAAGTGCTATGTTTGTTAGTGCTATTTTAGCCCAAACTGAAGATATTTGGGCAAATATTTTTAAAGAGAATGGATTGAGATATCAAGAGCCAAAACTTGTACTTTTTAGAGGTGGAGTTAAAAGTGCTTGTGGATTTGCATCTTCACAAGTTGGACCATTTTACTGTTCTGTTGATAGAAAAGTTTATCTTGATTTATCTTTTTTTGATGAATTAGCAAAAAAATATAAAGCACCTGGTGATTTTGCACAAGCTTATGTAATCGCCCATGAAATAGGGCATCATATACAAAACCTTTTAGGAACTTTAAACAAAGTCCAACAAGCAAAAAGTAGCCTTTCAGCTACAAAACAAAATGCTCTTCAAGTTCAAGTAGAACTACAAGCTGATTGTTATTCTGGTGTTTGGGCTTATCATTCACAAGCTATATTTAACTCTTTAGAAGATGGTGATTTAGAAGATGCTTTAAATGCCGCAAATGCAATAGGTGATGATACTTTACAAAAACAAGCACAAGGTTATGTTGTACCAGATTCTTTTACTCATGGAACTTCAAAACAAAGAATGGAAGCTTTTAAAAAAGGATTTAAAAATGGAGATTTAGAAACTTGTAGTTTCTAAACTCTTTTTTTGAATATTTTTGGAAATTTAAGATTATTTAAAATATATATAGAAATCATCGCAAAAATTACTCCAATTATAGTATTTACTCCAACTTCTTCTCCTAAAAAAATAGCACCTAAAAATATAGCACTTATTGGAACTAAAAATACAAAACTAGAAACTTCTTTTGCTCCAAGTTTTGTAGCACCTATAAAATATATAGAAGTTCCAAATGTTGTGCTTAAGATTGTAATAACAAAGACATTAAACCAAAATTTAAAATCATAATTTATTACTGTTTGGAAAATAGAATTATCAATATATAAAAGATACATAATAAAAGTTGAGATTACATAAGTATAAAAAGTAAATACAAAAGCATTTATTTTTGTAGCTTTTGCTGTAATTATCGTGATAATTGCCCATAAAAATGAGATAGTTACAAAGTAAATATTGTCTTTTGAAAATATCTCTTGAGGTTGAAAATTCCAAACATTTAACATGTTTAAAACTCCAAAAGCACCTAAAATTAGAGCAAAAGAGTGTTTTAATGAAATTGTTTTTTTAGAAAGTATTGCTACTAAAATATATGTTGCTATTGGTATTAAAGTAGGAACTAATGCTCCTCCAAAACTACCAGTTCCATGTTCCACTCCAAAAAACATAAAAACAGAATATAAAACTAATAAAATAGAAGCAATGACTACTAAAATAAAAGTTTTTAAATCCAATTTATATGGCATTTTTAAAAAATATACAATGGGAATCATAGAAATAAAACAAATTCCCATTCGTAAAAATACCATTTCATAAGCATTTATATAAGTAGTTAAGACTTTAGTACTTATCCATGAAGCACCCCAAAATATCATAGCTAATATGATTAAAATATAAAAAATATTTTTGTTCATTACTTAATATTGTTTAATAACAATATATCTACAAAATCACCAGATTTTATATCTTCACTATTTTCATCTTGTATTAAAAGTGCAGGATTACCCAACATATTTGTTAAAATAGCACTCGTCCCTTGTTTTTTACCAACAAAATCAATAATATATTCACCATTGATATACTCAACATTACATGCGGTAAAAATAGTTTTATTTTGAGTTCGTTTAAAGTCTTGATTTATTTTAGCTTTAAAAATAGGCAAATTTTCATTTGATCTTCTAAATCTATAAATCAAAGGTAAAACATACAAAATAGCTGTAATAGTAGAAGAATAAGCAAATCCAGGTAATGCAATTATAATTTTTTCATCTTTTAAAGCTACAAGTATATGCATACCAGGTTTTATAGTAACTCCATGAAATAAAACTTTTGCTTTTAATTTGTCTTTTATAACATCTTGTACAAAATCATAATCTCCAACTGAAACTCCACCAGTTGTTACTAAAATATCAGCTTTTTGAAGAGCAGAATTAAAAAAATTAGTAATTGTTTCTATATTATCTTCAACTGGACCCATTTGTAAAACATCTGCTCCATTGCTTTTAAATAAAGCTTCTAATGTTAAATGATTTGAACTTCTTATTTGTGAGTCATTTGTTTTTTCTACACCTAAATCCAAAATCTCACTTCCTGTACTAGCAACTGCTATTAAAGGATTTACTATAATATCTATTTGTGGAATATTTAGTGAAGCTAAAACACCAACTTCACTAAATCCAATGATTGTTCCTTTTTTTATTAAAACTTCATCTTTTTTGTAATTTTCACCTATATTTCTTACAGCAAAACCTTTATCAACTGGTTTTGTGATTTTTATTTTATTATTTACAACTTCAACATTTTCAATCGGAACTAAAGTATCACTTTCTTTTGGCATAAGTGAACCAGTAAAAGTTTTTATACAAGTACCATTTTCAACACTTTTTTCTACAACAAATCCAGCTGGATTTTTATCAATTATTTCTAAAAAATCACTATTTATATCTTCAAACTTTATAGCATATCCATCCATGCCTGAAGTTGGAAATTCTGGGCTATTATGGTCTGCAATTATATCTTTTGCTAAAACTTTTCCTATAGCATCAGATATAAACACTCTTTTTGTGATAGCTTTTGGAAGTTCTATATTATTTAAAATTTCTAAAGATTTTTTATAACTTATAAAATCTCTCATAACTATTTACCTAATCTATTATATTTTAAAATTATTATTTGTTCAAAAAGCATATTTCCAAAGCCTTCTGGTAAAGTATCATTTGATTTTTCTACTTCTTCAATAATTTTTCTTATTTCTTCATCATTTAAATATATTGCAATCGGTAAAATCGTTTCTTTTATTTTATCAATAAATATTAATTCTTCTTCATTTGTCATAATTACTCTTTAAAATAGGCTAATAAACTGGAATTATATATTTTTTATCTAAAATAGTTTATTAAAACTTTGTTGGATATAATCCCAAAAAAATAATTAGGAATAAAATTGATAGAATTAAGTAAAAAAATATCTACAACTATTGGAAGAACAAATGCAGAATATGGTTTGATAAAAGATGGCGATAGAATTTTAGTTGGATTTAGTGGAGGGAAAGACTCTCTTACTCTAATTCATGCATTAAATAGAATAAAAAAAGTAGCACCATATAAATTTGATTTTAAAGCAGTAACAGTAACTTATGGAATGGGTGAACAAATCGAGTTTTTAAGTAATCACTGTAAAGAGCATGGAATAGATCATGAGATTATAAATACTCAAATTTTTGATTTAGCTG
Proteins encoded in this window:
- a CDS encoding FAM83 family protein; the protein is MKKLILILLFSLNVFANEVFLLPDESKIAQEKIKSLINEAKSSIFIAMYNFSYKKIAKDLLEASKNGTDI
- a CDS encoding DNA recombination protein RmuC, encoding MINIDYFILVAFVGLVLVIFLATIFFIRQKYQNIINSYELKLANIEELFRVEKESLKEKIAFLENNKQQMKLEFENLANRLFDDTQKKSNQNINQVLTPFKEQLTLFGTRVNEIFNEDTKQRSSLITEIKNLKELNNQISQDAINLTKALKGQNKLQGDWGEMILSSILEQTGLRKGLEYKVQNSFKDDSGKLFRPDVIVHLPTNKDIIIDSKLSLNSYIDYTNSEDENDKKDALNRLVSSINSHIKDLSSKKYENLSDLRSLDFVLMFIPIEGAFILLNQTNQNIFELALKNNIMLVSPSTLYITLRTIENIWADERQNENAKEISKQAGDLYDKFVAFVEDVESIGNYLNKSQDSYQKAMNKLSSGRGNLISRAEKFLDLGVKPNKKISEKYLLNK
- a CDS encoding DMT family transporter, giving the protein MNKNIFYILIILAMIFWGASWISTKVLTTYINAYEMVFLRMGICFISMIPIVYFLKMPYKLDLKTFILVVIASILLVLYSVFMFFGVEHGTGSFGGALVPTLIPIATYILVAILSKKTISLKHSFALILGAFGVLNMLNVWNFQPQEIFSKDNIYFVTISFLWAIITIITAKATKINAFVFTFYTYVISTFIMYLLYIDNSIFQTVINYDFKFWFNVFVITILSTTFGTSIYFIGATKLGAKEVSSFVFLVPISAIFLGAIFLGEEVGVNTIIGVIFAMISIYILNNLKFPKIFKKRV
- a CDS encoding YbgC/FadM family acyl-CoA thioesterase, whose amino-acid sequence is MQIRVYYDDTDCGGIVYHSNYLKFCERARSELFFQKGLSPHNDDEFFVVKSCEANWIKSAVFADILEVKTKLLEKKSASILMKQEIFREDEKIFEATFKLAFLKNFKPAKIPEHIFSILE
- a CDS encoding M48 family metallopeptidase, coding for MLEIFVIAFCIYFAVNIYISFMQIGFIQDARKLEAIILEPSKYLEASNYAIEKEKLNLASTFYDFVLFIIWIGFGLKTLDSFIQIDEYWLKAIVFVDLFIIINWLLGLPFELYSTFKLNKKYEFSNITPALFIKDTIKTGVLFLLFGSLVIAAIAFIIQNFPAWWIFGFIFIFAVIILINMLYPVIRDKMFDKFENLKDKELESKIEKLLDEVGFKSSGVYSVDASKRDNRLNAYFGGLGSTKRVVLFDTLVEKLTHNELLAVLGHELGHFKNGDILKNIGIMGFVMFVFFAIFGNLNDELFLGLSLNNEPYAIITVFLIFSPILSFFLMPLISLISRHNEYKADEFGSNLATKEDLVNALLKLANENKSFPLSHPLYIFFYYSHPPLIERFKELGYDVHTKKFSDKI
- a CDS encoding molybdopterin molybdotransferase MoeA, with translation MRDFISYKKSLEILNNIELPKAITKRVFISDAIGKVLAKDIIADHNSPEFPTSGMDGYAIKFEDINSDFLEIIDKNPAGFVVEKSVENGTCIKTFTGSLMPKESDTLVPIENVEVVNNKIKITKPVDKGFAVRNIGENYKKDEVLIKKGTIIGFSEVGVLASLNIPQIDIIVNPLIAVASTGSEILDLGVEKTNDSQIRSSNHLTLEALFKSNGADVLQMGPVEDNIETITNFFNSALQKADILVTTGGVSVGDYDFVQDVIKDKLKAKVLFHGVTIKPGMHILVALKDEKIIIALPGFAYSSTITAILYVLPLIYRFRRSNENLPIFKAKINQDFKRTQNKTIFTACNVEYINGEYIIDFVGKKQGTSAILTNMLGNPALLIQDENSEDIKSGDFVDILLLNNIK
- a CDS encoding neutral zinc metallopeptidase, whose amino-acid sequence is MKWEDNRRSSNVEDRRGETQNFGSRTSGSSMVALLPLIKALLGTKIGRIILIVSVVAYFIFGINPLALLDGGTQSNQTNKVVNQAQDDKSAMFVSAILAQTEDIWANIFKENGLRYQEPKLVLFRGGVKSACGFASSQVGPFYCSVDRKVYLDLSFFDELAKKYKAPGDFAQAYVIAHEIGHHIQNLLGTLNKVQQAKSSLSATKQNALQVQVELQADCYSGVWAYHSQAIFNSLEDGDLEDALNAANAIGDDTLQKQAQGYVVPDSFTHGTSKQRMEAFKKGFKNGDLETCSF
- a CDS encoding phospholipase D-like domain-containing protein codes for the protein MVQIFDGEKVSKDDDVLKLFKNSKIKTIVNKDKNKMHIKAMLIDDNLALIGSTNFTKKSFEENYDLIYISKDEKLISKLKEFRAKFE
- the glyS gene encoding glycine--tRNA ligase subunit beta; translated protein: MNKPLLIEIGVEELPAIPFLNELPNIEKKWSNILEKNRLLCDFDFFYTPRRLVLWHREFQVKQEDSIVEQFGAPVKIAFKDGVPTGAAISFASKLGVEVSQLQTKDLGKGEVLYFKQEVKGEESKNLLNDMVNEFISSLNFGKSMRWASRSDSFIRPIRSLSIMLGDEIVEAELFGIKSSNIAFSHRMVSYEPFSFDFAGDYFCKLDKNGVILYPDERRKIILEQMKDIEQRHNIKIEIDSELLDEVVAITEYPTALIGKFDEEFLTLPPEVIVTSMKENQRYFAVYKDDKLTNNFIVVSNAKTDDFGYIIQGNEKVLRPRLADAMFFYKNDIKNGLSNEGLKKLVFVEGLGSMYDKCEREAKIASYLANTLNINEKELLNKAVMLSKADLMSEMVYEFTELQGLMGYYYAKIANEPEIFALALKEQYLPTGEESELPSTVFSSIVALSNKIDNLISLFSIGKIPTGSKDPFGLRRAALGIVRIAIKHKLAIDFTKIVDELSVNYKNLDKKVLIEFFNERLFKIFDSVNPTVLKAVLSSGESDIYKISLKVEALNPIVQSDNFKDYVTTFKRVANIIKDIDLKDLTINESLFEAEEEKELYKAFNKVLTTNFETFEEELEALFALKPQLDNFFENVFVNHENEKIRTNRKNLIGLVYQGFRKIADIKEITI